The Eubacteriaceae bacterium Marseille-Q4139 genome has a window encoding:
- a CDS encoding sodium-dependent transporter, with protein MEREKFSTRLGFILISAGCAIGLGNVWRFPYIVGEYGGAAFVLIYLAFLVALGLPIIVMEYSVGRASQKSAALSFDVLEPKGTKWHLNKYLAMAGNYILMMFYTTVGGWMVYYFVKMAAGGFEGLDAEQVGGVFSGLLADPVTMTGYMVFTVVVCFLICAGGLQKGVERITKVMMLCLFALMVVLAVNSVLLEGGEAGLEFYLKPDFGKMAEAGFGEAVFAALGQSFFTLSIGIGALAIFGSYIGKEKRLAGEAVSVLVLDTFVAFMAGLIIFPACFAYGIEADSGPSLIFVTLPNVFNHMAGGRVWGTLFFLFMSFAAYSTVIAVFQNIISFATDLTGCSIKKAAMANMAAVILLSMPCVLGFNVWSSIQPLGAGSTIQDLEDFIVSNNLLPIGSMIYLLFCTRKCGWGFENFLKEANAGEGLKFPRGVRFYVSYVLPVIVFAIFLQGYWAKFA; from the coding sequence ATGGAACGAGAAAAATTTTCCACCAGGCTCGGGTTCATCCTGATTTCCGCAGGCTGTGCCATCGGGCTTGGGAACGTGTGGCGCTTTCCGTATATCGTAGGGGAATACGGCGGAGCTGCTTTTGTGCTGATTTATCTGGCTTTTCTGGTGGCTCTGGGGCTGCCGATCATCGTCATGGAGTATTCCGTTGGGCGTGCCAGCCAAAAGAGTGCGGCGCTGTCCTTTGACGTGCTGGAGCCAAAAGGGACGAAGTGGCACCTCAATAAGTATCTGGCCATGGCAGGAAACTATATCCTGATGATGTTTTACACGACGGTCGGCGGCTGGATGGTGTATTATTTCGTAAAGATGGCCGCCGGCGGCTTTGAAGGCCTGGACGCAGAGCAGGTAGGCGGCGTGTTTTCCGGCCTTTTGGCCGATCCGGTTACGATGACCGGGTACATGGTGTTTACGGTCGTTGTCTGCTTTCTGATTTGCGCCGGAGGGCTCCAGAAGGGCGTCGAGCGGATCACAAAGGTGATGATGCTCTGCCTGTTTGCGCTGATGGTGGTGCTGGCCGTAAACTCCGTCCTGCTTGAGGGCGGTGAGGCAGGCCTGGAGTTTTATTTGAAGCCGGATTTTGGGAAGATGGCGGAGGCAGGCTTCGGGGAGGCTGTGTTTGCGGCGCTGGGGCAGTCCTTCTTTACCTTAAGCATCGGCATCGGCGCCCTGGCGATTTTCGGAAGCTACATCGGAAAGGAAAAGCGTCTGGCGGGAGAAGCTGTCAGCGTGCTGGTTCTCGATACGTTCGTGGCTTTCATGGCGGGGCTTATCATTTTCCCGGCCTGCTTTGCCTACGGAATCGAGGCAGATTCCGGCCCGTCCTTAATTTTCGTGACGCTGCCCAACGTGTTCAACCACATGGCAGGCGGCCGTGTCTGGGGGACGCTGTTTTTCCTGTTTATGTCCTTCGCGGCGTATTCGACGGTCATTGCCGTGTTCCAGAACATCATTTCCTTTGCCACGGATCTGACTGGATGCAGCATAAAGAAGGCGGCCATGGCAAACATGGCGGCAGTGATCCTGCTTTCCATGCCGTGCGTCCTGGGCTTTAACGTGTGGTCGTCCATCCAGCCCCTCGGCGCAGGAAGCACGATTCAGGATCTGGAGGACTTTATCGTCAGCAACAACCTCCTTCCCATCGGCAGCATGATCTATCTTTTGTTCTGCACGCGCAAATGCGGCTGGGGGTTTGAGAATTTCCTAAAGGAGGCCAACGCGGGAGAGGGGTTAAAGTTCCCGCGGGGCGTCCGGTTCTACGTGTCCTATGTCCTGCCGGTGATCGTGTTTGCGATCTTTTTGCAGGGATATTGGGCCAAGTTTGCGTAG
- a CDS encoding DUF4340 domain-containing protein gives MRKYKLVLLAAMMASVTAAAAGCSGGGGTSAPNVTLATVAAADHTVEDDGTEASVELLSLQSPIEFCYSYYNTDMLFVMEDGKWTDMMVPETPINQEMFNSMADKFLNLKAIEKVENPKTMEEYNMDYPAYSLYLTDGEKGAVEITIGDQDENGNYYATLDGENFYLLKKSTVESLIMEYDDLVVKDTLDLTVAPEDIKKASVTYKGKTTSYKSSDTEAMTRIADGLTRLKPDWFSDYYASASSLQGTELDEEGRITFTAELDMNGETQSVTVYIGIASDVEGLYHYVQLEGSDMICYVETEILDSLLNGNSALTEIG, from the coding sequence ATGAGAAAATATAAACTTGTACTGCTTGCAGCCATGATGGCGTCAGTGACGGCGGCAGCCGCCGGCTGTTCCGGAGGCGGAGGCACATCGGCCCCGAACGTCACCCTGGCGACAGTGGCAGCCGCAGACCATACGGTAGAGGACGACGGGACAGAGGCTTCTGTCGAGCTTTTATCCCTTCAGAGCCCCATTGAATTCTGTTACAGCTATTACAATACGGACATGCTGTTTGTGATGGAGGACGGCAAGTGGACGGATATGATGGTTCCGGAGACGCCCATCAACCAGGAAATGTTTAACTCCATGGCAGACAAGTTCCTGAATTTAAAGGCCATCGAAAAGGTGGAAAACCCAAAGACCATGGAAGAGTACAACATGGATTATCCGGCATATTCTCTGTATCTGACGGACGGTGAAAAGGGCGCAGTTGAAATCACCATCGGGGATCAGGATGAAAACGGCAATTACTATGCGACGCTGGACGGGGAGAATTTTTACCTGTTAAAGAAGAGCACGGTGGAGTCCCTGATTATGGAGTACGACGATCTTGTGGTGAAGGATACGCTGGATCTTACGGTGGCACCGGAGGACATCAAAAAGGCGTCTGTGACATATAAGGGAAAGACGACGTCTTATAAGAGCTCCGACACGGAAGCCATGACGCGGATTGCAGACGGCCTTACGAGGCTGAAGCCGGACTGGTTCTCTGATTACTATGCATCGGCATCCTCGCTTCAGGGCACAGAGCTTGACGAGGAAGGCCGGATCACCTTCACAGCGGAGCTTGACATGAACGGGGAGACCCAGTCGGTGACGGTCTATATCGGAATCGCTTCCGACGTAGAGGGCCTGTACCATTATGTACAGCTTGAGGGCTCCGACATGATCTGCTACGTGGAGACGGAAATTCTCGACAGCCTGTTAAACGGAAACAGTGCGCTGACAGAAATTGGATAA
- a CDS encoding chromate transporter, with product MIYLQLFYEFFKAGLFAIGGGMATLPFLYDISDTTGWFTYGQLADMVAISESTPGPIGVNMATYVGFTTAGISGAVVATIGLITPSIIIILIIAGFLKAFKDSKYVQSAFYGLRPASTGLIAAAGLSVAVLVLFQKELYEATGKLTDLINIESVLLIVVLYVFTNLVKKTKDLHPVVFIAASAVIGIVFRFGGV from the coding sequence ATGATTTATTTACAGCTTTTTTATGAATTTTTCAAAGCCGGGCTCTTTGCCATCGGCGGCGGAATGGCAACGCTTCCGTTCCTCTATGATATTTCCGACACGACCGGCTGGTTCACCTACGGACAGCTCGCCGACATGGTGGCGATCTCCGAGTCCACGCCGGGCCCCATCGGCGTCAACATGGCAACCTACGTCGGCTTTACGACGGCAGGGATTTCAGGCGCCGTCGTCGCAACAATCGGCCTCATTACGCCGTCCATCATTATCATCCTGATTATCGCCGGGTTTTTAAAGGCCTTTAAGGACAGCAAGTACGTCCAGTCCGCCTTCTACGGCCTGCGCCCAGCTTCCACCGGCCTCATCGCCGCGGCAGGCTTAAGCGTCGCCGTCCTGGTGCTGTTCCAGAAAGAGCTCTATGAGGCCACGGGAAAGCTCACCGATCTCATCAATATCGAGAGCGTCCTCTTAATCGTTGTCCTCTATGTGTTCACGAATCTTGTAAAAAAGACAAAGGATCTCCATCCGGTTGTCTTCATCGCCGCCTCGGCTGTGATCGGAATTGTGTTCCGGTTCGGAGGGGTATAA
- a CDS encoding chromate transporter — protein MNKLMDLFFTFARIGGLTFGGGYAMLPMLQKEVVEKRGWATEEELMDYYAIGQCTPGIIAVNTATFVGQKTAGISGGIIATLGVVFPSLIIITIIAAFIQNFAHLAIVQNAFAGIRVCVCVLIFNAVVKLWKKSVIDKPTFAVFILVLLGSALTSLSPVVFIILAALFGIIVKNKEAAKK, from the coding sequence ATGAACAAGCTTATGGATCTCTTCTTCACCTTCGCCCGGATCGGCGGCCTCACCTTCGGGGGCGGCTACGCCATGCTCCCGATGCTCCAGAAGGAGGTCGTGGAAAAACGCGGCTGGGCGACAGAAGAAGAACTGATGGACTATTATGCCATCGGACAATGTACCCCCGGCATCATTGCCGTCAATACAGCCACCTTTGTGGGCCAGAAAACAGCCGGAATCAGCGGCGGCATCATTGCCACCCTGGGTGTCGTTTTCCCGTCCCTCATCATCATCACGATTATCGCCGCATTCATCCAGAATTTTGCCCATCTGGCCATCGTTCAGAATGCCTTCGCCGGCATCCGCGTCTGCGTCTGTGTATTGATCTTCAACGCAGTCGTAAAGCTCTGGAAAAAGTCGGTCATTGATAAGCCTACGTTTGCAGTCTTTATTCTGGTGCTTTTGGGCTCTGCCCTCACGAGCCTGTCCCCGGTGGTCTTCATCATCCTGGCCGCACTGTTCGGGATCATCGTTAAGAATAAGGAGGCCGCAAAGAAATGA
- a CDS encoding helix-turn-helix transcriptional regulator, with protein MDVTNIVAANARKLREQKKLTLDAAAAVTGVSRSMLAQIEKGEVNPTISVLWKIANGYKVSFTSLLENRGGEVAVIRQDEIRPLSEDGGRYLNYPIFAFDEKKQFEIYRIVIEENGFLAAAPHLPGSEEYITIFSGEAEISVSDQTFRLSKGDSIRFYADAPHTYKNTGTGAAELSMLIYYGT; from the coding sequence ATGGATGTCACAAATATTGTTGCGGCCAATGCCAGAAAGCTTCGGGAGCAGAAAAAACTGACTCTGGATGCCGCTGCCGCCGTGACCGGCGTCTCCAGGAGCATGTTAGCACAGATTGAAAAAGGGGAGGTGAATCCCACCATTTCCGTCTTATGGAAAATTGCAAACGGCTATAAGGTCTCTTTTACATCTCTTCTGGAAAACCGGGGCGGGGAGGTGGCCGTAATTCGCCAGGACGAAATCCGGCCATTGTCCGAGGATGGCGGCCGTTACTTAAACTACCCGATTTTTGCTTTCGATGAGAAAAAACAGTTTGAAATTTACCGCATTGTCATCGAGGAAAACGGCTTTCTGGCCGCTGCCCCCCACCTTCCTGGCTCCGAAGAATACATTACCATTTTCTCCGGCGAGGCAGAAATCTCCGTTTCCGATCAGACCTTCCGCCTCTCAAAAGGCGATTCCATCCGCTTTTATGCCGACGCGCCCCATACCTACAAAAATACAGGCACCGGTGCGGCCGAACTGAGCATGTTAATCTATTACGGCACATGA
- a CDS encoding LysE family transporter translates to MFQWFSFLSYAVITAATPGPNNIMSMSNGSQKGFLKAMPFNLGIWAGFSVVMCLCTAFCSFLSSLIPKIKLPMLILGAAYMLYLAWETVKSTGEIEEISARGGFFSGLFLQFVNPKIYIYCIMSMEAYILPIYHGQALPLFGFAMLLSFIGFAFTVVWSAFGSAFRILFSRYAKAVNTVMALLLVYCAVSLFAA, encoded by the coding sequence ATGTTCCAATGGTTTTCTTTCCTGTCCTATGCCGTCATCACGGCAGCAACTCCCGGCCCCAACAACATCATGTCCATGTCCAACGGGAGCCAGAAAGGCTTTTTAAAGGCGATGCCATTCAATCTCGGCATATGGGCCGGTTTTTCTGTGGTCATGTGCCTCTGCACGGCCTTTTGCAGCTTTCTGTCGTCACTGATTCCGAAAATTAAGCTGCCTATGCTGATTTTAGGAGCTGCCTATATGCTGTACCTGGCCTGGGAAACCGTAAAAAGCACTGGAGAGATAGAAGAAATTTCTGCCCGCGGCGGATTCTTTTCCGGCTTGTTTCTCCAGTTTGTCAATCCCAAGATCTATATCTACTGCATCATGTCCATGGAAGCTTACATACTTCCCATTTACCACGGCCAGGCCCTGCCGCTTTTTGGCTTTGCCATGCTGCTTTCGTTCATTGGCTTTGCCTTTACCGTTGTCTGGTCGGCCTTTGGCTCCGCATTCCGTATCCTGTTTTCCAGGTACGCGAAGGCCGTGAATACGGTCATGGCCCTGCTTCTTGTCTACTGCGCCGTTTCCCTGTTCGCAGCATAA
- a CDS encoding DNA gyrase subunit B: MGKAQYNADSITVLEGLEAVRKRPGMYIGGVGTKGLNHLIYEIVDNAVDEHLAGYCTEIFVTLEDDGSCTVFDNGRGIPVEMHKKGVSAERVVLSTLHAGGKFDNNSYKTSGGLHGVGSSVVNALSERLKIRVFRDGFIHYDEYEKGIPVVELKDGLLPTAGKTKLTGTEIRFWPDGSIFEKTRFKADWLKSRLHETAYLNPKLTIHYENKRHGEEESILFSEPDGIIAYVRELNAGKEAVHAPVYFKGTSENIEVEVAFQFVDAFEENVLGFCNNIFTQEGGSHLVGFKTKFTMLINSYARELGILKEKDTNFTGADTRNGMTAVVAVKHPDPIFEGQTKTKLASADAAKAVAAISGEELELFFDRNLEILKSIIACAEKSAKIRKAEEKARTNMLSKSKFSFDSNGKLANCESRDPAKCEIFIVEGDSAGGSAKMGRDRQFQAILPIRGKILNVEKASMDKVLANAEIKTMINAFGCGFSEGYGNDFDITKLRYDKIILMTDADVDGSHIDTLLLTFLYRFMPELIYDGHVYIAMPPLYKVVPKKGEEKYLYDDKALEEYRRTHKGDFTLQRYKGLGEMDADQLWETTLNPENRVLKLVEIEDARMASEVTELLMGSDVPPRKQFIYDHADEAVIDA; the protein is encoded by the coding sequence ATGGGGAAAGCACAGTATAATGCGGACAGCATCACCGTTTTAGAGGGGTTAGAGGCCGTCCGCAAGCGCCCCGGCATGTATATCGGCGGCGTCGGCACAAAAGGCTTAAACCATTTGATTTATGAGATTGTAGACAATGCGGTGGACGAGCACCTGGCCGGCTACTGCACGGAGATTTTTGTGACCCTGGAGGACGACGGCTCCTGCACGGTGTTTGACAACGGCCGCGGGATTCCCGTGGAAATGCATAAAAAAGGCGTTTCCGCCGAACGCGTGGTATTATCCACGCTCCATGCCGGCGGAAAGTTTGACAATAATTCCTATAAGACAAGCGGCGGCCTCCACGGCGTCGGCTCCTCGGTGGTGAACGCCCTTTCCGAGCGGTTAAAAATCCGCGTGTTCCGGGACGGCTTTATTCACTATGACGAGTACGAAAAGGGAATTCCCGTGGTAGAATTAAAGGACGGGCTGCTCCCGACCGCAGGGAAGACGAAGCTTACGGGTACGGAGATCCGCTTCTGGCCCGACGGCAGCATTTTTGAAAAGACAAGATTTAAGGCCGACTGGCTGAAGAGCCGCCTCCATGAGACGGCCTATTTGAATCCGAAGCTGACAATCCATTACGAGAATAAGCGGCACGGGGAGGAGGAGTCCATTCTTTTTTCCGAACCGGACGGAATTATCGCCTACGTGCGGGAATTAAACGCCGGGAAGGAAGCCGTTCACGCCCCGGTGTATTTTAAGGGCACGTCGGAAAACATCGAGGTGGAGGTGGCCTTTCAGTTCGTGGACGCCTTTGAGGAGAACGTCCTCGGCTTCTGCAACAACATTTTTACCCAGGAGGGCGGAAGCCACCTGGTAGGCTTTAAGACGAAGTTTACGATGCTCATCAACTCTTACGCAAGAGAGCTTGGGATTTTAAAAGAAAAAGATACGAATTTCACCGGTGCAGACACGAGAAACGGCATGACGGCCGTCGTCGCTGTCAAGCACCCCGATCCGATTTTTGAGGGACAGACGAAGACGAAGCTTGCAAGCGCCGACGCCGCAAAGGCGGTGGCAGCCATCAGCGGCGAGGAGCTGGAGCTGTTTTTTGACAGGAACCTGGAAATCTTAAAATCCATCATCGCCTGCGCGGAAAAATCCGCGAAGATCCGAAAGGCCGAGGAAAAGGCCAGAACCAACATGCTTTCCAAGTCAAAGTTTTCTTTTGACAGCAACGGAAAGCTCGCCAACTGCGAGAGCCGCGATCCGGCCAAATGCGAAATCTTTATCGTAGAGGGCGATTCCGCCGGAGGCTCTGCGAAGATGGGCCGCGACCGCCAGTTCCAGGCGATCCTGCCAATCCGCGGAAAGATCTTAAACGTGGAGAAGGCGTCCATGGACAAGGTGCTTGCAAATGCGGAGATCAAGACCATGATCAACGCCTTCGGCTGCGGCTTTTCGGAGGGGTACGGAAACGATTTCGACATTACGAAGCTGCGCTACGATAAAATCATTTTAATGACGGATGCCGACGTGGACGGAAGCCACATCGACACGCTGCTTTTAACCTTTTTGTACCGGTTCATGCCGGAGCTCATCTACGACGGCCATGTCTACATCGCCATGCCGCCGCTTTATAAGGTGGTGCCGAAAAAGGGCGAGGAGAAGTATCTTTACGACGATAAGGCACTGGAGGAGTACCGGCGCACCCACAAGGGCGATTTCACGCTCCAGCGGTACAAAGGCCTCGGGGAGATGGACGCCGACCAGCTCTGGGAGACGACGTTAAACCCGGAAAACCGCGTCTTAAAGCTTGTGGAAATTGAGGATGCCAGGATGGCCTCCGAGGTGACGGAGCTTTTAATGGGAAGCGATGTGCCGCCGAGAAAGCAGTTTATCTACGACCATGCCGACGAGGCAGTGATCGACGCATAG
- a CDS encoding DNA topoisomerase 4 subunit A, with translation MAERIIRTEYSEEMQKSYLDYSMSVITARAIPDARDGLKPVQRRVLYDMSELRLNHDKPHRKSARIVGDTMGKYHPHGDSSIYETLVVLSQAFKKGMPLVDGHGNFGSIEGDGAAAMRYTEARLQKFAEEVYLKDLDKTVEFVSNYDETEREPEVLPVRVPNLLINGAEGIAVGMSTSIPPHNLGEVIDALKAYIDNRLLTVSDLMEYMPGPDFPTGGIIANKSELLSIYETGTGKLKLRGRMEVELGRRKTDRDKLVITEIPYTMIGAGINKLLVDIADLVESKKLPDVVDISNQSNKEGIRIVLELKKDADIQKIRNLLYKKTKLEDTFGVNMLAIADGRPETMNLKEILNTFLEFQYRNMTKKYGVLLEKELEKKEIQEGLIEACDVIDLIIAVLRGSKNLKDAKECLMHGDTSKIKFRAPGFEEDAKKLCFTEKQATAILEMRLYKLIGLEIIALQKAYKETLKKIREYRHILASQKNMDEVIKEDLDQIKAEFSMPRRTLIEDGGEIVCEEVKEAAREVVFVMDRFGYCKIMDPALYEKNKETADAESVRTLPVMTDDRLCFFTDLGALYQVKAADVPAGKLRDKGVPLDNISRFDGTKERILLAMTASALPGAKLLFATAQSMVKLVPGEEFITANRMVSATKLADGDTVAEIRLMGEEKEAVLQSAQGMFLRFSMEEIPLLKKNSRGVRGMKLSDGDILEHVYFPETEPVITYKEKEVHLTRLKAAKRDGKGNKVRLS, from the coding sequence ATGGCTGAGAGAATTATCAGAACGGAATATTCGGAGGAGATGCAGAAAAGCTATCTGGACTACTCCATGAGCGTCATCACGGCCCGCGCCATCCCGGACGCCAGGGACGGCTTAAAGCCGGTGCAGAGGCGCGTGCTCTACGACATGAGCGAGCTGCGGCTAAACCACGATAAGCCCCACAGGAAGTCGGCGCGTATCGTCGGCGATACCATGGGTAAGTACCATCCCCACGGCGACAGCTCCATTTATGAAACCCTGGTGGTTCTGTCCCAGGCGTTTAAAAAGGGAATGCCCCTTGTGGACGGCCACGGGAACTTTGGCTCCATCGAAGGCGACGGCGCCGCGGCCATGCGCTACACCGAGGCCAGGCTTCAGAAATTTGCCGAGGAGGTCTACTTAAAAGACCTGGATAAGACCGTGGAATTCGTCTCCAACTACGACGAGACGGAGCGGGAGCCGGAGGTGCTTCCTGTCCGCGTACCGAACCTTTTAATCAACGGCGCCGAGGGCATCGCCGTGGGTATGAGCACCAGCATCCCGCCCCACAACCTGGGCGAGGTCATCGACGCCCTGAAGGCCTATATCGACAACCGCCTCCTGACGGTCTCGGATTTAATGGAGTACATGCCGGGGCCGGATTTCCCCACCGGCGGCATCATTGCCAATAAAAGCGAGCTGCTCTCGATTTATGAGACGGGAACAGGGAAATTAAAGCTCCGCGGCCGCATGGAGGTGGAGCTTGGAAGAAGGAAGACAGACCGTGACAAGCTTGTGATTACGGAAATCCCCTACACGATGATCGGCGCGGGAATCAATAAGCTTTTGGTGGACATCGCCGATCTGGTGGAGTCCAAAAAGCTGCCGGACGTGGTGGACATTTCTAACCAGTCCAACAAAGAGGGGATCCGCATCGTTTTGGAGCTTAAAAAGGATGCGGATATCCAGAAAATCCGCAATCTCCTCTATAAGAAAACAAAGCTTGAGGACACTTTCGGCGTCAACATGCTGGCCATTGCGGACGGCAGGCCGGAGACCATGAATTTAAAGGAGATTTTAAACACCTTCCTGGAGTTCCAGTATCGGAACATGACGAAAAAGTACGGCGTCCTTCTGGAAAAGGAGCTGGAAAAGAAGGAAATCCAGGAGGGGCTTATCGAGGCCTGCGACGTCATCGACTTAATTATCGCGGTGCTGCGCGGCTCCAAAAACTTAAAGGATGCCAAGGAATGCCTGATGCACGGCGACACATCGAAAATCAAATTCCGGGCGCCGGGCTTCGAGGAGGACGCGAAAAAGCTCTGCTTTACGGAAAAGCAGGCCACGGCCATCCTGGAAATGCGGCTTTATAAGCTCATCGGCCTGGAGATCATTGCGCTCCAGAAGGCCTATAAGGAGACGTTAAAGAAAATCCGCGAGTACCGTCACATCCTGGCCAGCCAGAAAAACATGGACGAGGTCATAAAAGAAGACCTGGATCAGATTAAGGCTGAGTTTTCCATGCCGCGGCGCACGCTCATCGAGGACGGCGGCGAAATCGTCTGCGAGGAGGTCAAGGAGGCGGCGAGAGAAGTCGTCTTCGTCATGGACCGGTTCGGCTACTGCAAGATTATGGATCCGGCCCTTTATGAGAAGAACAAGGAGACAGCAGACGCGGAGAGCGTCCGGACGCTCCCTGTGATGACCGACGACAGGCTCTGCTTCTTTACGGATCTCGGGGCGCTCTATCAGGTGAAGGCGGCCGATGTGCCGGCAGGAAAACTCCGGGACAAAGGCGTGCCTCTCGACAACATCAGCCGCTTTGACGGCACAAAGGAGCGGATTCTCCTTGCCATGACGGCGTCGGCGCTTCCCGGCGCGAAGCTTCTCTTTGCGACGGCTCAGTCCATGGTAAAGCTTGTGCCCGGTGAGGAATTCATAACGGCAAACCGCATGGTTTCGGCAACGAAGCTTGCGGACGGCGATACGGTGGCTGAAATCCGCCTGATGGGCGAAGAAAAGGAGGCTGTGCTCCAGTCGGCCCAGGGCATGTTTTTGCGGTTCTCCATGGAAGAGATCCCGCTTTTAAAGAAAAATTCTAGAGGCGTCCGCGGCATGAAGCTTTCGGACGGCGATATCCTGGAGCATGTTTATTTCCCGGAAACAGAACCGGTGATTACCTATAAAGAAAAGGAAGTCCACTTGACCCGCTTAAAGGCTGCAAAGCGCGACGGAAAAGGCAATAAGGTGCGGCTTTCCTAA
- the deoD gene encoding purine-nucleoside phosphorylase codes for MEMTPTPHIEAKSGEIAESILLPGDPLRAKMIAETFFTDPVQFNATRNMLGFTGTYKGKRISVMGTGMGCPSMGIYSHELIHGYGVKRLIRVGTAGAMRKDVKVRDLIFAMGACAATDYVRQFGLPGDFACICSFPLLKKAVEAAEAAGLPYHVGNVMTSDLFYTPEKSRHQGLSFADMGVLAAEMETAALYANAALAGAEALTICTISDSMVTGESTTAKERETSFLDMIRVALEIS; via the coding sequence ATGGAAATGACGCCCACACCGCATATTGAAGCAAAATCCGGCGAGATTGCAGAATCCATCCTGCTGCCCGGCGACCCGCTGCGGGCGAAAATGATTGCAGAGACATTTTTTACGGATCCCGTGCAGTTTAACGCCACGCGGAATATGCTGGGATTTACCGGGACATATAAAGGAAAGCGGATTTCGGTCATGGGAACCGGCATGGGCTGCCCGTCCATGGGGATTTATTCCCACGAGCTGATCCATGGCTACGGCGTGAAGCGGCTGATCCGTGTGGGGACGGCTGGCGCCATGCGAAAAGATGTGAAGGTGCGCGACCTCATCTTTGCCATGGGCGCCTGTGCCGCCACGGATTACGTGAGGCAGTTTGGCCTTCCAGGCGACTTTGCCTGCATTTGCAGCTTCCCGCTTCTTAAAAAGGCCGTGGAGGCGGCGGAGGCCGCGGGGCTTCCTTACCATGTGGGGAATGTGATGACCTCCGATCTTTTTTACACGCCGGAAAAATCAAGACATCAGGGCCTTTCCTTTGCCGACATGGGCGTTCTGGCGGCGGAGATGGAGACGGCGGCGCTCTATGCCAATGCGGCGCTTGCCGGCGCAGAGGCCCTTACGATCTGTACGATCTCGGATTCCATGGTGACGGGAGAGTCGACCACTGCAAAGGAGCGGGAGACGTCGTTTCTTGACATGATCCGGGTGGCCCTTGAAATTTCTTGA
- the asd gene encoding aspartate-semialdehyde dehydrogenase gives MEKKLKVGILGATGMVGQRFISLLENHPWYEVVTVAASPRSAGKTYEEAVGGRWKMTTPMPEGVKNLIVKNVNDVAEVAATVDFVFSAVDMTKDEIRAIEEAYAKAETPVVSNNSAHRWTPDVPMVIPEVNPEHFAVIEHQKKRLKTERGFIAVKPNCSIQSYAPVLSAWKEFEPYEVVSTTYQAISGAGKTFKEWPEMVENVIPYIGGEEEKSEQEPLRIWGTIENGEIVKAKEPVITCQCVRVPVLNGHTAAVFVKFRKKPTKEELIERMVSFRGLPQEYELPSAPKQFIQYLSDDNRPQVTLDVDFEHGMGISVGRLREDTVYDWKFIGLSHNTVRGAAGGAILCAELLTKEGYIQAR, from the coding sequence ATGGAGAAGAAACTGAAGGTAGGCATTCTCGGCGCGACTGGTATGGTTGGCCAGAGATTTATTTCCCTTTTGGAAAATCACCCGTGGTACGAGGTGGTGACGGTGGCGGCAAGTCCCCGCTCCGCAGGGAAGACATATGAGGAGGCCGTCGGCGGCCGTTGGAAAATGACAACGCCGATGCCGGAGGGCGTAAAAAATCTGATTGTAAAGAACGTAAACGACGTAGCAGAGGTGGCAGCCACGGTGGATTTTGTGTTCAGCGCCGTGGACATGACAAAGGACGAGATCCGCGCCATCGAGGAGGCGTATGCGAAGGCGGAGACGCCGGTGGTTTCCAACAACAGTGCCCACCGCTGGACGCCGGACGTGCCGATGGTGATCCCGGAGGTGAACCCGGAACATTTCGCCGTCATCGAGCACCAGAAAAAGCGGCTGAAAACGGAGCGCGGCTTCATCGCCGTAAAGCCCAACTGCTCGATCCAGAGCTATGCGCCGGTGCTTTCCGCATGGAAGGAATTTGAACCGTATGAGGTGGTGTCGACGACTTACCAGGCCATTTCCGGCGCAGGAAAGACGTTTAAGGAATGGCCGGAGATGGTGGAGAATGTGATTCCCTACATCGGCGGCGAAGAGGAAAAGAGCGAGCAGGAGCCCTTGCGTATCTGGGGCACCATCGAAAACGGCGAGATCGTGAAGGCGAAGGAACCGGTTATCACCTGCCAGTGCGTCCGTGTGCCGGTATTAAACGGCCATACGGCGGCCGTGTTCGTGAAATTCCGGAAAAAGCCGACGAAGGAAGAGCTCATCGAGCGGATGGTTTCCTTCCGCGGCCTGCCCCAGGAATACGAGCTTCCCAGCGCGCCGAAGCAGTTTATCCAGTACCTTTCCGATGACAACCGGCCGCAGGTGACACTGGACGTGGATTTTGAGCACGGCATGGGAATTTCCGTCGGAAGGCTCAGGGAGGATACGGTCTATGACTGGAAGTTCATCGGCCTGTCCCACAATACGGTGCGCGGCGCCGCAGGCGGAGCCATTCTCTGCGCCGAGCTTTTGACAAAGGAAGGCTATATTCAGGCAAGATAA